A genomic segment from Aegilops tauschii subsp. strangulata cultivar AL8/78 chromosome 1, Aet v6.0, whole genome shotgun sequence encodes:
- the LOC109781852 gene encoding protein neprosin: MASCCCPIIASFVSFLLVFPVLFSSAAGNGSTFGEEQLGLRRMKARLARVREASVKTIQSPDGDVIDCVPSHLQPAFDHPRLRGQKPEEEPAARPGNDHAMEDDDEEEVLPQTWRSSGEWCPKGTIPVRRTTEGDLLRASSVRRFGMKPRSAAARRDSTSNGHEHAVGYVSGGQFYGAKASLNVWPAQVSSPAEFSLSQIWVISGSFGNDLNTIEAGWQVSPELYGDNSPRFFTYWTSDAYQETGCYNLHCAGFVQTNGRVVIGAAITPVSAYGGRQFDITLMIWKDPKKGNWWLQLGPSGALVGYWPSSLFTHLGARGRGGADMVQFGGEAVNTRPSGSHTPTQMGSGRFPGEGYGRAAYFRNVQVVDWDNNLIPAAGLRLLADHPGCYDIAGGQGGAWGSYFYYGGPGRNVRCP; this comes from the exons ATGGCTTCTTGCTGCTGCCCAATCATTGCCTCGTTCGTCTCTTTCCTCCTCGTCTTCCCCGTCCTCTTCTCCTCCGCGGCGGGCAATGGCAGCACATTCGGGGAGGAGCAGCTCGGGCTCCGGCGGATGAAGGCCCGGCTCGCCAGGGTCAGGGAAGCCTCTGTCAAGACGATCCAG AGCCCTGACGGCGACGTCATAGACTGCGTGCCCTCTCACCTGCAGCCCGCGTTCGATCATCCCAGGCTGAGAGGCCAGAAACCAGAG GAGGAACCTGCGGCGAGGCCAGGGAATGACCACGCCATggaagacgacgacgaggaggaggtctTGCCGCAGACGTGGAGGAGCTCCGGCGAGTGGTGCCCCAAGGGGACCATACCGGTGAGGCGGACGACGGAGGGCGACCTGCTCAGGGCCAGCTCCGTCCGGAGGTTCGGGATGAAGCCCCGGAGTGCCGCGGCACGGCGGGACTCCACCAGCAACGGCCATGAG CACGCGGTGGGGTACGTGAGCGGCGGGCAGTTCTACGGCGCCAAGGCGAGCCTGAACGTGTGGCCGGCGCAGGTGTCGTCGCCGGCCGAGTTCAGCCTGTCCCAGATCTGGGTCATCTCCGGCTCCTTCGGCAACGACCTCAACACCATCGAGGCCGGCTGGCAGGTCAGCCCTGAGCTATACGGGGACAACAGCCCCAGGTTCTTCACCTACTGGACC AGCGACGCGTACCAGGAGACGGGGTGCTACAACCTGCACTGCGCGGGCTTCGTGCAGACCAACGGCCGCGTGGTGATCGGGGCCGCCATCACGCCGGTGTCGGCCTACGGCGGCCGGCAGTTCGACATCACGCTCATGATCTGGAAGGACCCCAAGAAGGGCAACTGGTGGCTGCAGCTGGGCCCGTCGGGCGCGCTGGTGGGCTACTGGCCGTCCTCCCTCTTcacccacctgggcgcgcgcggccgcggcggcgccgaCATGGTGCAGTTCGGCGGAGAGGCGGTCAACACGCGGCCGTCCGGGTCGCACACGCCCACCCAGATGGGCAGCGGCCGGTTCCCGGGGGAAGGGTACGGCCGCGCGGCCTACTTCCGCAACGTGCAGGTCGTGGACTGGGACAACAACCTCATcccggcggcggggctccggctccTCGCCGACCACCCGGGGTGCTACGACATCGCCGGCGGCCAGGGCGGCGCGTGGGGCAGCTACTTCTACTACGGCGGGCCTGGCAGGAACGTCCGGTGCCCCTAG